The Synechococcus sp. MU1643 genome contains a region encoding:
- the trxA gene encoding thioredoxin, with protein sequence MSSAAAVTDASFEQDVLQSDVPVLVDFWAPWCGPCRMVAPIVEEIAKEFEGQIKVFKLNTDENPNVASQYGIRSIPTLMVFKGGQKVDTVVGAVPKATLSGTISKYL encoded by the coding sequence ATGTCCAGCGCTGCTGCTGTCACCGACGCATCCTTCGAGCAGGACGTGCTCCAAAGCGACGTGCCCGTCCTCGTGGACTTCTGGGCACCCTGGTGTGGACCTTGCCGCATGGTGGCTCCGATCGTTGAGGAAATTGCCAAGGAATTTGAAGGTCAAATCAAGGTGTTCAAGCTCAACACCGATGAAAATCCCAACGTCGCCAGCCAGTACGGCATCCGCAGCATCCCGACCCTGATGGTGTTCAAGGGCGGGCAGAAGGTGGACACGGTTGTGGGCGCTGTTCCCAAGGCAACCCTCTCAGGCACCATCTCCAAGTACCTCTGA
- a CDS encoding GuaB3 family IMP dehydrogenase-related protein → MDIQLGRSKTVRRAYGIDEIALVPGGRTVDPEVTDTRWTLGGIEREIPIIASAMDGVVDVGMAVRLSQLGALGVLNLEGVQTRYEDPNQVLDRIAAVGKDEFVPLMQQIYSQPVQETLIRKRIQDIKAQGGIAAVSGTPVAAMRFGKAIAEAGADLFFVQATVVSTNHTGPEGQETLDLEALCRDMGVPVVIGNCVTYDVAMQLMRAGAAGVMVGIGPGAACTSRGVLGVGIPQATAVADCAAARADYEKESGRYVPIVADGGIVTGGDICKCIACGADAVMIGSPIARAEEAPGRGFHWGMATPSPVLPRGTRINVGNIGSIEHILRGPAKLDDGTHNLLGCLKTSMGTLGAQTIKEMQQVEVVVAPSLLTEGKVYQKAQHLGMGK, encoded by the coding sequence GTGGACATTCAGCTCGGACGCTCAAAGACCGTTCGCCGGGCCTACGGAATCGATGAAATCGCTCTGGTGCCTGGGGGTCGCACGGTGGACCCCGAGGTCACCGATACCCGTTGGACCCTGGGGGGCATCGAGCGCGAGATCCCCATCATTGCCAGCGCCATGGATGGCGTGGTGGACGTGGGCATGGCCGTTCGCCTGTCCCAACTGGGCGCCCTCGGCGTGCTCAATCTTGAGGGTGTTCAGACCCGCTACGAAGACCCCAATCAGGTTCTGGATCGAATCGCCGCCGTTGGCAAGGACGAATTCGTCCCGCTGATGCAGCAGATCTACAGCCAGCCGGTTCAAGAGACGCTGATCCGCAAACGGATCCAAGACATAAAGGCCCAGGGAGGCATCGCTGCCGTCAGCGGCACACCGGTGGCCGCCATGCGTTTCGGTAAGGCCATTGCCGAAGCCGGAGCCGATCTTTTCTTCGTGCAGGCCACCGTGGTCTCAACAAACCACACCGGACCTGAAGGCCAAGAAACCCTGGATCTGGAAGCCCTTTGCCGCGACATGGGCGTTCCCGTGGTGATCGGCAACTGCGTCACCTATGACGTTGCCATGCAGCTGATGCGGGCAGGCGCAGCCGGCGTAATGGTGGGCATTGGACCCGGTGCTGCCTGCACCTCCCGTGGGGTTCTCGGCGTGGGCATTCCCCAGGCCACGGCGGTTGCCGACTGCGCCGCCGCCAGGGCCGATTACGAAAAGGAAAGCGGTCGCTACGTTCCGATCGTTGCCGACGGTGGCATCGTCACCGGCGGTGACATCTGCAAATGCATCGCCTGCGGCGCCGACGCCGTGATGATCGGCTCCCCCATCGCCCGTGCTGAAGAGGCTCCAGGCCGGGGCTTCCACTGGGGCATGGCCACCCCAAGCCCGGTGCTGCCCCGCGGAACCCGCATCAATGTGGGCAATATCGGCAGCATCGAACACATCCTCCGAGGCCCGGCCAAATTGGACGACGGCACCCACAACCTGCTGGGCTGCCTAAAGACTTCCATGGGCACCCTGGGAGCCCAAACCATTAAGGAGATGCAGCAGGTGGAGGTGGTCGTAGCACCCTCCCTGTTGACGGAAGGCAAGGTCTACCAAAAGGCCCAGCACCTTGGAATGGGCAAGTAA
- a CDS encoding CAAD domain-containing protein: MGPVDEPRPEAEIPGSETTPTPEPTPEPEPTPTPTPTPTPTPEPTPEPEPTPTPTPTPTPAPTSDPVIASTVSILAQDSTDQDGGEWELLVGKVKDWLEQNALAELWTKAQLPLRVVGGLIVFSLVSTIYSGVLNTINSIPLVPGLLELAGVIWLVNFALRNLIRNSDRDNFIKGVHSTWSRVTGRSS; this comes from the coding sequence ATGGGTCCTGTCGACGAGCCACGCCCTGAAGCCGAAATCCCAGGCAGCGAAACCACGCCAACACCGGAACCCACTCCGGAGCCTGAACCGACTCCGACTCCGACACCCACTCCCACCCCAACACCGGAACCCACTCCGGAGCCTGAACCGACTCCGACACCCACTCCCACCCCAACACCCGCGCCCACGTCCGACCCGGTAATAGCCTCCACAGTGTCGATCCTTGCTCAGGACAGCACCGATCAGGACGGTGGCGAATGGGAGCTGCTGGTGGGCAAGGTGAAAGACTGGCTCGAGCAGAACGCTCTGGCTGAGCTTTGGACCAAGGCCCAGCTGCCGCTGCGGGTGGTTGGCGGCCTGATCGTCTTCAGCCTGGTGTCGACGATATATTCCGGTGTTCTCAATACCATCAACAGCATCCCTCTCGTTCCAGGCCTGCTAGAGCTGGCCGGAGTGATCTGGTTGGTGAACTTCGCTCTGCGCAACCTAATTCGCAACAGCGATCGGGACAACTTCATCAAAGGCGTTCACTCCACCTGGAGCCGTGTGACAGGCCGATCAAGCTGA
- the gyrA gene encoding DNA gyrase subunit A, translated as MTDSVGPGGGGPGGSDDRIIQTDLRNEMSRSYLEYAMSVIVGRALPDARDGLKPVHRRILYAMYELGLTSDRPYRKCARVVGEVLGKYHPHGDTAVYDALVRMAQDFSMSMPLIDGHGNFGSVDNDPPAAMRYTESRLRALTTDSLLEDIEAETVDFADNFDGSQQEPTVLPARIPQLLLNGSAGIAVGMATNIPPHNLNELIDGLLALIANPEITDQELIQLIPGPDFPTGGQILGREGIRETYLGGRGSVTMRGVANIETLEVPGRPDRDAVIITELPYQTNKAALIERIAELVNDKKLEGISDIRDESDRDGMRIVVELRRDAYPQVVLNNLFKLTPLQSNFSAYMLALVNGEPILLTLRKMLEVFLDFRVETIERRTRYLLRKAEERDHILLGLLLALDQLDPIIALIRAAPDTATARQQLQELHGLSDIQADAILQMQLRRLTALEADKIRLEHEDLVTKIADYKDILGRRERVFGIIQDELGQLQERYQTPRRTEILDLGGGLSDIDLIANERSVVLLTETGYLKRMPVSEFEATSRGTRGKAGTRSQGEDAVKLFISCNDHDTLVLFSDRGVSYALPAYRVPQCSRAAKGTPVVQLLPIPREEAITTLIPVSEFSDDTDLVMLTRGGFIKRTRLSAFSNIRSNGLIAINLEEGDALTWVRLAVPGDSVLIGSKAGMTIHFRLSDEELRPLGRTARGVRSMNLRDGDALVSMDVLPVELADQVAASADDEEDAASEGPWVLVASASGLGKRVPVTQFRLQKRAGMGLRAMKFRTDADELVGLSVLGAGEELLLVSEKGVIVRTSADAIPQQSRAATGVRLQKLDKGDRLLKVVLVPPSADDDSADDDTSNDPDSSDTESSAQDS; from the coding sequence ATGACGGATTCTGTGGGGCCTGGCGGCGGCGGTCCCGGCGGTTCCGACGATCGGATCATTCAGACAGACCTACGCAACGAGATGTCGCGCTCCTATTTGGAGTACGCGATGAGTGTGATCGTGGGTCGGGCGCTGCCCGATGCCCGCGACGGCCTCAAGCCGGTGCATCGCCGAATCCTGTACGCGATGTACGAGTTGGGCCTCACCAGCGACAGGCCTTACCGCAAGTGCGCCCGTGTGGTGGGCGAAGTGCTCGGCAAATATCACCCCCACGGCGACACCGCTGTGTACGACGCCCTGGTGCGCATGGCTCAGGACTTCTCCATGTCGATGCCCCTGATCGATGGGCACGGCAATTTCGGCTCGGTGGATAATGATCCACCGGCGGCTATGCGATACACCGAATCGCGGTTGCGGGCGCTGACCACCGACAGCCTGCTGGAAGACATCGAGGCTGAGACGGTTGATTTTGCCGACAACTTCGATGGCTCGCAGCAGGAGCCAACCGTGCTTCCTGCGCGGATCCCGCAGCTGCTTCTGAATGGTTCAGCGGGCATCGCCGTGGGGATGGCGACCAATATTCCTCCCCACAACCTCAATGAGCTAATTGATGGCTTACTCGCGTTGATCGCGAACCCTGAGATCACCGATCAGGAGTTAATCCAGCTGATCCCTGGTCCAGATTTCCCCACCGGTGGTCAGATCCTTGGGCGGGAAGGCATACGCGAGACCTACCTGGGCGGCCGCGGCTCGGTGACGATGCGCGGAGTGGCCAACATTGAAACGCTCGAGGTGCCGGGACGCCCCGATCGCGATGCCGTGATCATCACGGAGTTGCCGTATCAGACCAATAAAGCGGCTCTGATTGAGCGAATCGCAGAGCTAGTTAACGATAAGAAATTAGAGGGTATTTCCGACATTCGCGACGAAAGCGACCGCGATGGCATGCGGATTGTGGTGGAACTGCGCCGTGACGCCTACCCGCAGGTGGTGCTGAACAACCTGTTCAAGCTCACCCCGCTGCAGAGCAACTTCAGCGCCTACATGTTGGCGCTGGTGAACGGCGAGCCAATCCTGCTCACCCTGCGCAAGATGCTCGAGGTGTTCCTCGACTTCCGGGTCGAGACGATTGAGCGCCGCACCCGCTATTTGCTTCGCAAGGCCGAAGAGCGCGACCACATCCTGCTGGGCCTGCTGCTGGCGCTCGATCAGCTGGATCCGATCATCGCCTTGATCCGGGCTGCTCCCGATACGGCCACGGCACGTCAACAGCTTCAGGAGCTCCATGGCCTCTCCGACATCCAGGCCGATGCCATCCTGCAGATGCAGCTGCGCCGTCTGACGGCTCTAGAGGCCGACAAGATCCGGCTCGAGCACGAGGATCTGGTCACCAAGATCGCTGACTACAAGGACATCCTTGGCCGTCGTGAGCGTGTGTTCGGAATCATCCAGGACGAGCTCGGTCAACTGCAGGAGCGCTACCAGACGCCGCGTCGCACCGAAATCCTCGACCTCGGCGGCGGCCTATCCGACATCGACCTGATCGCCAATGAGCGTTCGGTGGTGCTGCTTACTGAGACCGGTTATCTCAAGCGGATGCCGGTGAGCGAGTTTGAAGCCACCAGCCGCGGCACCCGCGGTAAGGCCGGCACCCGCAGCCAGGGTGAAGATGCGGTGAAGCTGTTCATCAGCTGCAACGACCACGACACCTTGGTGCTGTTCAGCGACCGCGGTGTGTCGTATGCACTGCCCGCCTACCGCGTGCCCCAGTGCAGCCGTGCGGCCAAGGGAACGCCGGTGGTGCAGCTGCTGCCGATCCCTCGGGAAGAGGCGATCACCACATTGATTCCGGTGTCGGAGTTCAGCGACGACACCGACCTGGTGATGCTCACCCGAGGTGGCTTCATCAAGCGCACCCGCCTTTCGGCCTTCAGCAACATCCGCTCCAATGGCCTGATCGCCATCAACCTGGAGGAAGGTGATGCCCTCACCTGGGTGCGCCTGGCGGTGCCTGGCGACAGCGTCTTGATCGGCTCCAAAGCCGGGATGACCATCCACTTCCGCCTCAGTGATGAGGAGTTGCGGCCCTTGGGCCGCACTGCCCGCGGCGTGCGTTCGATGAACCTGCGCGATGGTGATGCCCTGGTGAGCATGGATGTTCTGCCCGTGGAACTCGCCGATCAGGTGGCCGCCAGCGCCGACGATGAAGAGGATGCCGCCAGTGAGGGTCCCTGGGTGCTCGTGGCGTCGGCCTCGGGTCTGGGCAAACGGGTTCCGGTGACGCAATTCCGCTTGCAGAAGCGGGCCGGCATGGGCCTTCGCGCGATGAAGTTCCGCACCGACGCCGATGAGCTGGTGGGGCTGAGTGTGCTCGGTGCCGGTGAGGAGTTGCTGCTGGTGAGCGAGAAGGGGGTGATCGTGCGCACCAGCGCCGATGCCATTCCGCAGCAGTCCCGTGCGGCCACAGGGGTGCGTCTGCAGAAGCTCGACAAGGGCGACCGTCTGCTGAAGGTGGTGTTGGTGCCGCCTTCAGCAGACGACGACTCTGCTGACGACGACACGTCAAACGACCCCGATTCGAGTGACACTGAAAGCAGCGCACAGGACAGCTGA
- the crtL gene encoding lycopene beta cyclase gives MVEPVDVLVLGGGPAALCIASELNQRGVAVAGIAPDPVDDPWPNTYGIWVDELKAVGLEQLLEHRWSDTVSYFGEGGSTAQDQSHAYGIDYGLFDRAALQRHWLEGADRVAWHQDTAETVDVKDAITSVSCASGTTLQARLVIDASGSRTPHIRRPDQGPVAGQAAYGVVARFSKPPIEPGRFVLMDYRCDHLSEEQSSEPPTFLYAMDLGDGLFFVEETSLALAPGVPYDVLKQRLQQRLDQRGVEITEVIHEEFCLFPMNLPLPDRSQPVLAFGGAASMVHPASGYMVGSLLRRGPDLALAIAEAIANPSLGSAALAQRGWQALWPLELVLRHQLYQFGLDRLMGFNEALLRTHFATFFSLPREEWFGFLTNTLPLPRLMGVMLRLFALSPWELRRGLVLGAAKDQAPRF, from the coding sequence TTGGTTGAGCCGGTGGATGTGCTGGTGTTGGGGGGTGGTCCTGCTGCCCTCTGCATCGCATCAGAATTGAACCAACGCGGTGTGGCTGTTGCAGGCATCGCTCCCGATCCGGTCGACGATCCCTGGCCGAACACCTACGGCATCTGGGTCGATGAACTCAAAGCCGTGGGGCTTGAGCAGCTGCTGGAGCACCGCTGGAGCGACACCGTCAGTTATTTCGGCGAAGGCGGATCAACGGCTCAGGATCAGAGCCATGCCTATGGGATCGACTACGGCTTGTTCGATCGTGCTGCTCTGCAGCGCCATTGGCTGGAGGGGGCTGATCGTGTGGCCTGGCATCAAGACACCGCCGAAACGGTGGATGTGAAGGATGCAATCACCAGCGTCAGCTGTGCATCGGGAACAACCTTGCAGGCGCGCTTGGTGATTGATGCCTCAGGTTCGCGCACGCCCCACATTCGCCGCCCCGATCAGGGGCCGGTGGCGGGCCAGGCGGCTTACGGCGTGGTGGCACGTTTCTCCAAACCGCCAATTGAGCCGGGCCGGTTTGTGCTGATGGACTACCGCTGCGATCACCTCAGCGAGGAGCAGAGCAGCGAACCGCCCACGTTTTTGTATGCGATGGATTTGGGCGATGGGCTGTTCTTCGTGGAGGAAACTTCGCTCGCCTTGGCGCCAGGGGTTCCCTACGACGTGCTCAAGCAACGGCTGCAGCAGCGCTTGGATCAGCGGGGTGTGGAAATTACTGAGGTGATCCATGAAGAGTTCTGCCTCTTCCCGATGAACCTGCCGTTGCCCGATCGCAGTCAGCCGGTGCTGGCTTTCGGTGGAGCGGCGAGCATGGTGCATCCAGCCTCGGGCTACATGGTGGGATCGCTGCTGCGGCGGGGGCCTGATTTGGCCCTCGCCATCGCCGAAGCCATCGCTAATCCAAGCCTTGGTTCAGCAGCGTTGGCGCAACGGGGCTGGCAGGCGCTCTGGCCATTGGAACTGGTGCTGCGCCATCAGCTCTATCAGTTCGGCCTGGACCGGTTGATGGGCTTCAACGAAGCGTTGTTGCGCACCCACTTCGCCACGTTCTTTTCATTGCCTCGAGAGGAGTGGTTTGGCTTCCTCACCAACACCCTGCCGCTGCCTCGGCTGATGGGGGTGATGCTGCGGTTGTTTGCTTTATCCCCGTGGGAATTGCGGCGAGGGCTGGTGCTGGGGGCGGCGAAGGATCAAGCTCCGCGGTTTTGA
- a CDS encoding 1,4-alpha-glucan branching protein domain-containing protein, giving the protein MTKGAVALVLHAHLPYVRSAQPGSLEEDWFFQALIECYLPLLETLELANADPHQQPKLTIGLSPTLLSLLSDQDLKQRFPQWLHERLVLLPKADPSLRAGAEHLAATIERHRLAWRSCDGDLIQRFAALQRDGVVDLLTCGATHGYLPLLRHHPEAVRGQLRTAVREHQRLVGERPLGIWLPECAYYEGLDRWMRDAGLRYAVLDGHGLLHGRPRPRYGVYAPICSRNGVALFGRDSDATLPVWSAKDGYPGDPHYREFHRDLGWDLPIEELKPLGLDQPRPLGLKLHRVTDHSAPLDRKQPYEPWVAAERVKEHAADYLQGRRRQLDQLGNAMEVSPLLVAPFDAELFGHWWFEGPAFLSQLFQQAPQEGVAFTRLRDVLNSVGQLQLCDPSPSSWGQGGYHDYWLNDSNAWIIPEWEKASAAMVQRCSRGVGSEQAMQWLQQAARELLLAQSSDWSFILRAGTTTELARERVQRHLGRFWHLMQAIDGTTELPEGWLEEVQTDDRLFPLIQPLDWAPVNPSEPST; this is encoded by the coding sequence GTGACCAAAGGCGCTGTCGCCCTGGTGTTGCATGCCCATCTGCCCTACGTGCGATCGGCACAACCTGGCTCCCTGGAGGAGGACTGGTTTTTCCAGGCCCTGATCGAGTGTTACTTGCCGCTGTTGGAAACGCTGGAGCTGGCCAACGCCGACCCCCACCAGCAGCCCAAACTCACCATCGGCTTGTCGCCGACGCTGCTGTCGCTGCTGAGCGATCAAGACCTGAAGCAGCGCTTTCCCCAGTGGTTGCACGAACGGCTGGTTCTCCTCCCGAAGGCCGACCCATCACTGCGTGCAGGCGCCGAGCACCTGGCGGCCACAATCGAGCGGCATCGGCTGGCGTGGCGGTCCTGCGACGGCGATTTGATCCAGCGCTTCGCCGCCCTGCAGCGCGATGGGGTGGTGGACCTGCTCACCTGCGGCGCCACCCACGGCTATCTGCCCCTGCTGCGCCATCACCCGGAAGCGGTGCGCGGCCAACTGCGCACAGCGGTGCGGGAACACCAACGCCTGGTGGGGGAGCGCCCCCTAGGGATCTGGCTGCCGGAATGCGCCTATTACGAAGGCCTGGACCGCTGGATGCGCGATGCCGGGCTTCGCTACGCCGTGCTGGACGGGCATGGGCTGCTGCATGGCCGGCCCCGGCCCCGCTACGGCGTGTATGCGCCGATCTGCAGCCGCAACGGGGTGGCTCTCTTCGGGCGTGACAGTGACGCCACCCTGCCGGTGTGGTCGGCCAAGGACGGCTACCCCGGCGATCCCCACTACCGGGAGTTCCATCGCGATCTGGGCTGGGACCTGCCAATCGAAGAGCTCAAACCCCTTGGCCTCGACCAACCGCGCCCGCTCGGCCTGAAACTGCATCGGGTGACCGATCACAGCGCACCGTTGGACCGGAAACAGCCCTATGAACCGTGGGTGGCTGCTGAACGGGTGAAAGAGCATGCCGCCGATTACCTACAGGGCCGCCGCCGGCAGTTGGATCAGCTCGGGAATGCCATGGAAGTTTCCCCACTCTTGGTGGCACCTTTCGATGCAGAACTGTTTGGCCACTGGTGGTTTGAAGGGCCGGCTTTTCTCAGCCAGCTGTTCCAGCAGGCACCTCAGGAGGGGGTGGCCTTCACCCGGCTGCGCGATGTGCTGAACAGCGTTGGCCAACTTCAGCTCTGCGATCCCTCCCCCTCCAGCTGGGGGCAAGGGGGCTATCACGACTACTGGCTGAACGACAGCAACGCCTGGATCATCCCCGAGTGGGAAAAGGCCAGCGCCGCGATGGTGCAGCGCTGCAGCCGCGGGGTGGGCAGCGAGCAGGCGATGCAGTGGCTGCAGCAAGCGGCACGGGAACTGTTGCTCGCGCAGTCGTCCGACTGGAGCTTCATCCTTAGAGCCGGCACCACCACCGAACTGGCCCGAGAACGGGTGCAACGCCATCTGGGCCGCTTCTGGCACCTGATGCAGGCAATCGACGGCACCACCGAACTGCCGGAGGGCTGGCTCGAGGAGGTGCAGACGGACGATCGCCTGTTCCCGCTGATTCAACCGTTGGACTGGGCCCCGGTGAATCCTTCTGAACCCAGCACCTAA
- a CDS encoding 2-isopropylmalate synthase, which translates to MAKDPGRVLIFDTTLRDGEQSPGASLNLEEKLAIAQQLARLGVDVIEAGFPFASPGDFAAVQRIAQQVGGDNGPIICGLARASRADIKACADAVAPAPRRRIHTFIATSDIHLEHKLRKSRADVLGIVPEMVSYARSLVEDVEFSCEDAGRSDPEFLYEVIEAAIAAGATTINIPDTVGYTTPSEFGALIAGINQHVPNIGEAVISVHGHNDLGLAVANFLEAVKNGARQLECTINGIGERAGNASLEELVMALHVRRRHYNPFFGRDEDSPTPLTAVRTEEIIKTSRLVSNLTGMVVQPNKAIVGANAFAHESGIHQDGVLKNRLTYEIIDAKTVGLSDNRISLGKLSGRSAVRARLEELGYDLTREDLDEAFARFKELADRKREITDRDLEAIVSEQVQQPESRFQLKLVQVSCGSSLRPTATVTLLDEEGSETTGSAVGTGPVDAVCRALNDLAGVPNELIEFSVKSVTEGIDAMGEVTIRLRRNGALYSGHAADTDVVVAAAMAFINALNRLVAGEERQSLHPQKDPVVLETRPTL; encoded by the coding sequence ATGGCCAAGGACCCCGGTCGCGTCCTGATTTTTGACACCACCCTGCGGGATGGTGAGCAGTCGCCCGGGGCGAGCCTCAACCTGGAGGAAAAGCTGGCCATTGCCCAGCAGCTGGCGCGGCTCGGTGTGGATGTGATCGAGGCGGGATTTCCCTTTGCTAGCCCCGGTGATTTCGCCGCTGTGCAGCGGATTGCCCAGCAGGTGGGTGGCGATAACGGCCCGATCATCTGCGGCCTGGCCCGTGCCTCGCGGGCCGACATCAAGGCCTGTGCTGATGCCGTGGCGCCAGCACCGCGCCGTCGCATTCACACCTTCATCGCCACCAGCGACATCCACCTCGAGCACAAGCTGCGGAAGAGCCGTGCCGATGTGCTCGGCATCGTTCCCGAGATGGTGAGCTATGCCCGTTCTCTAGTCGAGGACGTTGAGTTCTCCTGTGAGGACGCCGGCCGCAGCGACCCGGAGTTTCTCTACGAGGTGATTGAGGCGGCGATTGCTGCGGGTGCCACCACGATCAACATTCCCGACACCGTCGGTTACACCACCCCGTCGGAGTTCGGGGCCCTGATCGCAGGGATCAATCAGCACGTGCCCAACATCGGCGAGGCCGTGATCTCCGTGCACGGCCACAACGATCTCGGCCTGGCCGTGGCCAATTTTCTCGAGGCCGTCAAGAACGGCGCCCGTCAGCTCGAATGCACCATCAATGGCATTGGCGAACGGGCCGGCAATGCCTCCCTCGAGGAGTTGGTGATGGCGTTGCACGTGCGGCGGCGTCATTACAACCCGTTCTTTGGCCGGGATGAAGACAGCCCCACGCCGCTTACGGCCGTGCGCACCGAAGAGATCATCAAGACCTCACGGTTGGTGTCCAATCTCACCGGAATGGTGGTGCAGCCCAACAAGGCGATCGTTGGTGCCAATGCCTTCGCCCATGAATCCGGCATCCACCAGGACGGCGTTCTCAAGAACCGGCTCACCTACGAAATCATTGATGCCAAGACCGTCGGGTTGTCCGACAACCGCATCTCCCTCGGCAAGCTGAGCGGCCGCAGTGCCGTGCGCGCCCGTCTGGAGGAGCTTGGCTACGACCTCACCCGCGAGGACCTCGATGAAGCCTTTGCCCGCTTCAAGGAACTCGCTGATCGCAAGCGCGAGATCACCGACCGTGATCTCGAGGCGATCGTCAGCGAACAGGTGCAGCAGCCGGAATCCCGCTTCCAGCTCAAGCTCGTGCAGGTCAGCTGTGGCAGCAGCCTGCGCCCCACTGCCACCGTCACCCTTCTAGATGAAGAGGGTAGTGAGACCACAGGTTCGGCGGTGGGCACCGGTCCGGTGGATGCCGTCTGCCGTGCCTTGAATGATCTGGCGGGTGTGCCCAATGAATTGATCGAGTTCTCGGTCAAGTCGGTCACCGAGGGCATCGATGCCATGGGCGAGGTGACCATTCGCCTGCGCCGCAACGGTGCCCTCTATTCCGGCCACGCTGCCGACACCGATGTGGTGGTGGCGGCGGCGATGGCCTTCATTAATGCCCTCAATCGCCTGGTGGCCGGAGAGGAGCGCCAGTCATTGCATCCCCAGAAGGATCCTGTTGTTCTGGAGACCCGACCGACGCTCTAG
- a CDS encoding carbohydrate ABC transporter permease: MRTSTARAVQLVLLILLALLVLTPLLWLVSTSLKSPAEDIFSSPPALLPAQPSFDAYVRLFRDNPLTTYLFNSTVVSGLAVLANLLFCSLAAYPLARLRFAGRGLVLGLVVATILIPFQVVMIPLYLLMVQLGLRNTLLALVIPQAATAFGLYLLRQSFLGVPKELEEAARIDGCSRLGEWWNVMIPAAKADLITLAMFVFIGTWSDFLWPLVILDDPSLYTLPLGLQQLSSSFSLDWRIVAAGSVVSILPVLVLFVLLQSFILPNASGDAVKG; encoded by the coding sequence ATGCGCACTTCCACCGCCCGGGCTGTCCAGCTGGTGTTGCTGATTCTTCTGGCGCTGCTGGTGCTCACGCCGTTGCTCTGGTTGGTGAGCACCTCGCTTAAGAGTCCGGCGGAAGACATCTTCAGCAGTCCGCCGGCGTTGCTGCCCGCCCAGCCGAGCTTCGATGCCTACGTCCGGCTGTTTCGAGACAATCCCCTCACCACTTATCTGTTCAACAGCACCGTGGTGAGTGGCTTGGCGGTGCTGGCCAACCTGCTTTTCTGCTCCCTGGCCGCCTACCCCCTGGCCCGGTTGCGCTTCGCCGGACGAGGCCTGGTGCTGGGCTTGGTGGTGGCCACGATCCTGATCCCGTTTCAGGTGGTGATGATTCCGCTGTATCTGCTGATGGTGCAGCTGGGACTGCGCAACACCCTGCTGGCCCTGGTGATTCCCCAGGCAGCCACCGCCTTTGGTCTCTATCTACTGCGCCAGAGCTTCCTCGGCGTTCCCAAGGAGCTGGAGGAGGCGGCACGGATAGATGGTTGCAGCCGCCTGGGGGAATGGTGGAACGTGATGATCCCCGCCGCCAAAGCCGATCTGATCACCCTGGCGATGTTCGTCTTCATCGGCACCTGGAGTGATTTCCTTTGGCCGCTGGTGATCCTTGACGACCCATCCCTCTACACCTTGCCTTTGGGCCTGCAGCAACTCTCCAGCAGCTTTTCGCTGGATTGGCGCATCGTTGCCGCCGGCTCGGTGGTCTCAATCCTGCCGGTGCTGGTCTTGTTTGTGCTGTTGCAGAGTTTCATCCTGCCCAATGCCAGTGGGGATGCGGTGAAGGGATGA
- a CDS encoding Nif11-like leader peptide family natural product precursor has protein sequence MSLKDLDRFLTLRDSDPDLAKTLAQPMDLERFLGLAAEHGIALSEADVFAAQQREHHVRTAVELQQDQAAEARRLRNFIHG, from the coding sequence ATGTCTCTTAAAGATCTTGATCGGTTTCTAACCCTTCGCGACAGCGACCCCGATCTGGCCAAGACCCTGGCGCAGCCCATGGACCTTGAGCGGTTTCTCGGGCTCGCCGCTGAGCATGGCATTGCCTTGAGTGAGGCGGATGTCTTCGCGGCGCAGCAGCGTGAGCACCACGTGCGAACGGCAGTTGAGCTTCAGCAGGATCAGGCTGCAGAAGCGCGGCGCCTGCGCAATTTCATCCACGGCTGA